The bacterium region CGATGGGCTGCAGCAGGCCGTGGCTGCCGGTATGCATCGGCCCCATCCGGTTCTGGAACTTGGCGTACAGCTTCCGGTCCACCCATTCCACGAAGGTGGAATAGACGAACAGGAACAGCAGGCCGGGATAGACCAGGATATAAAGGAATACTTTTAAGATGTCCATGAAACCTCTTTATTTTAGATCTATTTTATTGATACAAGTTTCCCTGTTGTAGTATTCCCATTAACACGATATTGATAATAATAAATACCTTTTGCAATTTTACTTGCATCCCATTTTAAGTTATATACACCTTTTTCTAAATATTTGTTAACCAAGGTATTTACTTCTTGACCTAATAAATTATATATCTTAAAAGATACAGCACTATTATTA contains the following coding sequences:
- a CDS encoding T9SS type A sorting domain-containing protein is translated as YAETHTFDILKSSALPGNINEASVQCFPNPFNSKVNIKFTLNNNSAVSFKIYNLLGQEVNTLVNKYLEKGVYNLKWDASKIAKGIYYYQYRVNGNTTTGKLVSIK